One Arachis hypogaea cultivar Tifrunner chromosome 18, arahy.Tifrunner.gnm2.J5K5, whole genome shotgun sequence genomic window, CtactaaataaaaatcacatggTTCCTTCTAGGCTAGAAATATGGATAATGCATAAGCCCAACAATATCATACACTAAACTTCCATTTTTATTTAGAAGGATAGACAATatattaggtagcgtttgttttgaggtactgagacagagactgagagagtgagactcagtattatgtttgttgatttagagactcatactaaaatttctgtctctctctccaaaatttcagtatttcagtacccaAAAAAGTGGAgacacaggggactaaaatttgTAGAGAtgaagactgaaattttaataatattttatatataaaataccctcttttcaattaattaattccaattttatcttttgtacaaattaaattagagtttcattcttatttcaatttctgtctcccatcTTGCACTAAgtagaatactgaaatttatttcaatctctgtttcttagtctctgtctctcggCCTCAATCTTTCTAtctctatctctccaccaaacgctaccttacaAATCATTTCTTTAGAAAGTTATAGTTAGAGAGTAGAAAAAACATGgatgttttttatattttatgcaTCAAACCTCTTGCTAATTAATTTGCATATGGTGTCCTGTCAATTATTCAATGAGAGTGAACTGACAATTTGTGAGGGACAAATTCACTTATCACAATTTGCCCTGatcaattcttttttaaaaaaaaataaaaaaaaaatacaacttgTCCGGTTGTCCCAacaaatttcttttaaattttttttgaaaaaaaatattatttttaattctttttatgaaaaatagggcgaattattattttttaaattaaaataaaaaattataattcgcttttgacaaattaatttttttagaaattaacaaaaaaaattgtaattcactaaattattattttttaaaccctaaaccctaaactgtaATTCACTCcgaaattttgttaattttgaatttgTCCTGTATTTGTAAAAACACAAATAAATCCCAAATTTTCTCATATTGATTACATATAAACATTTTTTAGCCTCAAACCTCTGGaatgaattaaactaataaaGTGAAATAAAGGGAGAATAAATAGGGAAAATTACCAATCATAGGAGAAAGCAAGGGCTCTTGAGGCTGCATCTTTGTCTGCCTTGGACTGGGAAAGAGGTATCACCCATGCTGAATTCAATGATATCCCAATTTGCCCTTTTTGAGAACTCTACACAAAACAAACCCAATTAGATTAGCAACTTGTTTTCATGTCATTAAGTGGATagaaaaatacattttttaataaaatttatattttttatgtgtttaataattttttaataataaaaataaaagtattagaaaaatttttaaaaaaatttcaaaaattataatttatatatatattttaatttaaaaatatgttttgcataataaataaacaaaaaatatttttatattattgtacctaaacataattaataaataaaaaaaatttgtataaaatatctaaatataaaattacttttatttttttaaagaatcttttaaaaataataactcaaaaaaaatttcttaaaagtTCATCCGAACAAATCGTAGATATATATCTATcccattttaatattttattaactaaTCAGTTGATAAATTTAGCTTCGATACAAGAACTCCTAATCAGTAAggcattaaaaataaagtaaattacAATCACTTTTTctgaaatttaataaaatcatatattaatataataatataacaatAAACACTCCTAtcaattattaaaacaaaattatttttttttctaaaagaaaatcAATGTCAACTGAATCTagtaaaattataagataataaatggttatacaACAAAAATCAACCAATAATCAAcaaacaaaagttttaaaaacccaaaaattaaaaaaattaatatatgaaaTTTAAAAAGCTACACATCTAAACTTCATGTTGTTTGTTTATTGActactttttattatttctttagaTCTTTTCCATATAAATTTCAGCAAACATCAAATCTTAATGTGGTGTGTATAATTTGcctttagaaataaaatttaatttttgagattttctatctatcagtataaaataattttacacgtaTATTTAATCACCTAACATtacatcaataaaaaaaataggtttaattactctgttggtccctatagtttcgtgaaattttcaattaggtccctatacttttttctttttaattgagtccctacattaaattttttttcaattaagtcattTTTAGTAATAATTGGTTTAATTTTACAGGGACCTAactaaaaaaagaattggtatagggacctaaataaaaggaaaaaaaatgtagggacccaattaaaaaaattggtgcaaagactcaattaaaaggaaaaaaagcgtagggacctaattaaaaatttcgcaaaactataaataccaacagagtaattaaacctaaaaaatactattttttatattaatcgtataaataatcataaaaaataacgaATGTAGTTACAACGTCGGTATgtcaaattaaattcttaaaaatataatttatatcataattattaACCTGGTAGTTGTCCATATAAAGTCTTGCAGCAGCAGCATGAGCAAGAATTTGGTGATGAGTGACAAGGTAAGGCTCAGTAGTAGAATTTCCGAAAGCACAGTTATTGATGGAGCATCTTCCAGGGGCAAATATACCATATCCATAGCCATTTGTGGTGTATGTAAGTGGTTCATTTAAAGTAATCCAATGCTTTACTCTGTCACCAAATTCTCTGTAGCATAACTCTGCATAGTCTGCAAAATCCTTCCTGTTGACACATTTTAATACcatttgaaagaaaaattaagaaagtTTATATCATCTAATAATTATCATAAGAAAAAGTGCTTGTTTAGTGCcattaaattattagaaaaaaattttaataaatttttttattttttagtatgtttagcaaaattttaagtaaaaataaaagtattagaaaaaaatgtttttttagttataatttgtattttcttaaaaaaattatctaaaaaaaagattttttaacataataaataacaaaaaaatatttttatattattgtattaaaaaataattactaaataaaaagatatttttacatgagatatctaaacatgaaattacttttatttttttaaaagatcttttaaaaaaatcatttaaaaaaaaatcttttcgaaTAAGCTCGTTCAAACAAGCCTAAAgtatagaaaataaatttttaattagttaatattaaccaAATTTAGTGATTAAgtttataatttaggatttaaGTTAAAGATTTATAATTTACGAACTATaatttaagataaacaaaataattttataaatattagctGATGTTAGTAGAAAAAAATTCGTTATCTAGCATTCTCTTATCGTAATCATCATCACAACAATGGTAAATCCAACCGATAAAAATTTCAGATTTAGATAAATGAAGAGACTTTTTGGTCATTGAAGATAAAATCCACTTGCACTTgtattctaaaataaattttaaatatgtaataaTGTAAGCACTTTTAGTTTttgataactaataataaaataaactaaactgatataatcttttttttttggtgactaaaagtaaattaatataagaggaatgctagggggccagcaattttggtATTCTGTAACTAtaaattggccatcaatagtgtttttaatggtctgagattacatctaatggtgggagatcactcacttttgttttgatggttaagtgctggccagaaaacacaaaagttgctggcccctagacttttccttaatATAATCTGTATGTACATTTGTAATGTTTAAAGAACAAATTTGCTTGTTCTTATGTTTTAAAATTAGAACTTACACGGCATAAAATTTAGAGATAAAATGCAAGTAATCTCATTCTCTTAAATGTTTGAACGGAAAATTGCTTACACTATATTGGGACTCAAGAAACCACCATATTCATCTTCAAGGGCTTGAGGCAAATCCCAGTGAAATAGAGTTACAAAGGGTTTCAAACCTTAAATAGGcaaaaaattttgatttgttaGTTGGAAGAAATTAATTAAGGTTAAATTAGATAGTTGGTTCTTACAATTTCAGTGAAATTGTAAATTGGTCcttacactttaaaagtttgtaattagatccctaaagagaattaaaatttataatttagtcaCTGTCAGTCAAAAAGTattgatttaatataatatttttagaatatgctgagaatattctgttaaaatagagaatatactgagaatattttattaaatcaaacactttttgaacgacgaggactaaattacaaattttaattatttttagggatcaaattacaaacttttaaaatatagagaccaatttataattttattaaaagtatagggattaactgtgtaatttaaccattAATTAATATACTTGGTTAGATATGCATGCTggatagaaagaaagaaagaaagaaagaaagcaaaagacCATTGGCTAGAAGTTCGTTGATGAGATTGTTGTAATATGTTATGCCTTCTCTGTTCACACCTCTCTTTAGGTTTCCACCTAAACAAAGTACATGAccaattttatatcatatttataaTTTACAACAATTCAAGGGTCATAAACATATAGTATTGaacatatatattaagaataattgGTTATAATAGTTTCTCAAACTTTGCCAATTAGTCAAACTAATCTTCTAAATTTTCACTCAATCGAATTAGTGTCCACAtttttcaacatcaataatttttttgtctGAGTTGTAGTAGTTTCAATGCCTCACCAAACATTTTTGTGGCTTGCGATTCTTAAATCATCATTTTATTGATTTGTTGCTTTTGTTTGTTCTGTAATTTTTTTTCCATGTTTCTCATCAATACACTCACTTTAAGAAGAGACTATTGTTTTTGTTCATAATAATATTAcggaattataatttttttaaaactgccAGGCTTATTCTTAGCATGATagattattgtaaaaaaaaactaCAGATTCAAAAGACCACTTTTATAGAAAGATTATACGACAAAAGTTTCTATCAATAAAAAAGATCAGACTCTCgtaaactaaaaaagaaaatcaactgataagtttttttagttattattttttatataagaatCTTATTgacttattaatttattatcatgCGAAAGAGTTTagttttttgttaataattaattttaatatttattatctgaaaaatgaaagaatttaatatatatacatttattatttaaaaataatatatatatatatatatatatatatatatataataagatattagtataaaaaaattacattgatAGTTAcgaaattaacaatttttttttaaacaatcatTAAATCTTAATTCAAGttatattattactattttctccaaattatatgtaataaatatttaaaataagagaaaaaatataaattgaaaataaagataaagaatgaaaatttaaaattaaataaaaaagaaattcaaaaaatatgcatgtaatagttatatttttttatgtgaataatattacgagatgattttttaattacattttattaCAGATTTAATATAtctcttataatttttattaatttattttaattatactattttattaattttaaagtaaaagacaaataggtcattaaccttttttttttcgcgAAAATTTTCATCCCTGACtattgaaaatacttttaaatttctgACGTCGTAAAAAGTTGGACGGATTAGTCCCTCCATCCAAATACCTCCGTTAGACCCAATGGAAGGTGCTTGTCACGCGTCACGCATACACGTCGCGCTTGGCAGACTTCTTTCTCGTCCGACGGAAAGTGCTTATCACGCGTACGGAGTAGAAAGAGTAGAAAGAGATAGAGAACGACAAAGAAAGGAGtgagaaagatagaaaaaaagagagagagggaagaaaCTCATTAATCTTAGGGAGAaagatttcattttaattataacaATGAATTGAAAGAGTATTCTATCGGATACATTTTagttgtcaaattagtaatataaatttataattataaatagagtaggaaggatagagagaaatagaaaaagaaaaagagagaaggagggagagagatagagaagaagaaggagaatggaagtttgttaatttttgaaaaaattcatcCTAATTATAATAAAAGTGTGTCATAGGACACATTTTAGttgtcaaattaataatataatttttttttgaaaaaaacaagaaaacaacaaaataacacCTGTTATACTCGCCTAGAAATAtctcaaattaataatataataatataaaataaatagcaATATAgatatatttcaatttcaatttttatttttgttcgatTTCAATTACAAGTAAAGAAGGTCATATTGTAAATTTTAGttgttaaatttgtaattaatcattggtaataatatataagaaagataaaaagagtaaaaggggagacaaaaaataaaagaattccttaatttaaaaaaaaaattaattataataaaaaaatgatatataacaTATTTcaattacaaaattaataatagataatagattgaaaaatgtatttttccacttcttacatttcattggttttcttattccctttcattttaattaattttcgtgATTCAAGTAGGGAAAAAAGAAAACTATAttttgaagaattaaaaaaaatgtagttTTGTgaggattttaaatttatttttaaagtgtaTTGAAGATTTGCgatattttaaaatcttacaataGATTTAAAATAAAGTCATAATTTGTCAGAGTTTAAGACTATAATGAGTAAAAATTAATAGAGCATGGATAAAACAATTGAGTAGAGATAATAAAagcaatcaattttaaaaagttttagaagattaatttgattaagtaaatttaaaagataaatttttattaacaaaaactaaaatttgaaaGATAATTAAACAATTTACTCTATATGTTAGTCATATACATATTCatttaacaattatatatatttattcagACATAAAAACTACCATCATTTATTTGTAAATGtgtattttactattgtataatATTGTCTTTATTTAGATCCAGACAAGTCATTTAACattttatcttttctctttaatAATTTTCTCACTATATTTTTCCTTTGAATTCAATAAGGGAATTAATGattttcaacaacaaaaaatttcaaagcttaattattcaatttcatcaaatttttaattagctcttatatcaaataataaaaattttcaattagatctttgttgattattttttattaaaagttatgaaatatttttagaatattcatTTTCGTGTTTGatgtaaaataatttatagaataTTTTAGAAGCACATGTTCtaaaattattgtatttttttttatgaaaaataactaaaaagaacctgaataattttttattatttagtataAATCTAACTACAAATTtctaaactggaagttaaacatttaataaaattataaagactaataaaataagtaaacaaaattttaaatataattattatttagacAACAAGATATAGATTATTTcaagagaaagaaattaaatgatataaaagtttgatgataagataaaattattttataatattacttCATGGAAATTCTTtgtttttctccttttttatttttatcttaataaGATGTGGAGCAAAATAATAAACGAAGATGAAAAATTCCTCCTCACCAGGTAGAACCCTAGACCATGAGATGGAGAATCTGTATGCATCAAATCCAATGTCTTTCATTATACCAACATCTTCCTACCAATACCAAGTTATTTGCTTAAACACTTGAGAGGATAGTGCCCATTAAGcctcatttttaatataaataaaaaaaataaattacataaataaaataatttcaatttaaaattatacatatattctaaattagaatTGGTTATACGATCTATTTTAAATAACTTTATATAACTTGATTTACTACTTGTATACGTATATAATAAATCGAATCAACACATAAATaacataaatcaaattaatttaattcaatttatataaaaatattaaaaaaataatatctaactAATTTTGATTTAAGATatctatataattttaatttagaataattttatttgtgtaatttatgttaaataaaaataaaaatatttatataaatggtGAATAAATTAAGTGATGAGAATTACCTTGTAGCGATGGTAAGAATCAACTGCAAGCACTCCACTACTTTGGTCTTTTATCTTTTCTGATGAAATATTTAGACATGAGGaagatatttttaattgtttacttTTAGAGCCACAATTGAACTACAAACTAATACTTGAAATTTTATTAGtactataaaagaaaaaatattgaataggtaaggttcttatttttttatattttcaatgcattaaatttatataagatttaaaaattaaaaaatactattcaTAAATATCCTAATAATAAGACAGATAGTATCGGCATAATATATAGGATACTCTTAATAATACAAagaataaatttgataaaatgattttttttttaaattaatggaTGGTGATTGATAATCACCATTATTGTTAAggtaaaattaattaagtaatccAAGCTTAACAATACTCGATTCATATATAGTCcatctctcatttttttttccgAATAAATTATAATaggattaaaaaatatttaattatttatttacctgGATATCTTTGAGTAAAGGTATCCCATATACTTGGTCCTCTGCCCCCTTCATTTGCTGCACCTTCATACTTAATTTACACGTCATCAAATCACATAATAAGTCACATGaaaaattaaatagataataattaagTGACTCAAAATTATTTGTTACTTTTCCaccaaaaaaaaatgtatattagCAATATAATAGCTAATCAAAACATAAACCTGGTACGAAGAGGAGGCTGTCCCAAATAAGAAATGATCTGGAAAATTAGAACGGTTAAGAGAATCCACTAATTCAACAAGCACAACAAGAAACATTATGAGAGAAATAAACCCTTTCTTATTTTGTCTCATGATTTCAATTAATCTCTATAATGACTCTTGACATGAATTTTTTGTAAAACGATCCACCATTATATAGGCCAGGCAACCAAATCATcacattattttatatataataataataataataatttacaatAAATGAtttaatcataataaataaaGAAGCTCCAACTTCTATATAATCTATATATATCTTGTAAGGTCCAATTAGTAGAGGGAAAAATTAAAGATTGGAACTAGCTAAGCTACCATGTATCTATTTCACTTGGTCTTTTGTCATGTTCTTTCTTCTCATTTGTGTGTTTAGGTGGACAAGCTTGCTTTGAAAGGCCATATGCTGTAAAACAGTTTTTCATTGATCTCAAAAGGTTATATAAATACGAATAATATTctaaattagttttcaaaaaattttaattaaatttgaaatattttatatttttaaagatttGTTATGTGAAGATGAAATTAAGATGTGAATATatgttatattaaataatttatttagatatatCAAATGAGTAATGTTATATAGCTAGCTATCAGGGACAGACTTAGGGGGCGAGTGGAGGCTTCGGTCTCcccaactttttttaaaaaaaattaatagtaataagttattaagtatgatttaattttttaaaaatgtatttagtatttagtttaatataaataaaagttt contains:
- the LOC112771240 gene encoding beta-glucosidase 12 isoform X1, encoding MRQNKKGFISLIMFLVVLVELVDSLNRSNFPDHFLFGTASSSYQYEGAANEGGRGPSIWDTFTQRYPEKIKDQSSGVLAVDSYHRYKEDVGIMKDIGFDAYRFSISWSRVLPGGNLKRGVNREGITYYNNLINELLANGLKPFVTLFHWDLPQALEDEYGGFLSPNIVKDFADYAELCYREFGDRVKHWITLNEPLTYTTNGYGYGIFAPGRCSINNCAFGNSTTEPYLVTHHQILAHAAAARLYMDNYQSSQKGQIGISLNSAWVIPLSQSKADKDAASRALAFSYDWFMEPLNFGSYPAAMVKNVGDRLPEFSREQSLMVKGSFDFIGVNYYTATYAAHVPCTRENRTLFTEDACVFLTSERDGVQIGPQAGSDWLYIYPRGIQDLLLYTKEKYNNPIVYITENGVDELNESIEESLEDRFRIDFFTDHLSNLHSALQNGANVKGYFAWSLLDNFEWADGYTVRFGMIFVDYNDGLPRYPKRSAQWFKKFLQY
- the LOC112771240 gene encoding beta-glucosidase 12 isoform X2, which codes for MRQNKKGFISLIMFLVVLVELVDSLNRSNFPDHFLFGTASSSYQYEGAANEGGRGPSIWDTFTQRYPEKIKDQSSGVLAVDSYHRYKEDVGIMKDIGFDAYRFSISWSRVLPGLKPFVTLFHWDLPQALEDEYGGFLSPNIVKDFADYAELCYREFGDRVKHWITLNEPLTYTTNGYGYGIFAPGRCSINNCAFGNSTTEPYLVTHHQILAHAAAARLYMDNYQSSQKGQIGISLNSAWVIPLSQSKADKDAASRALAFSYDWFMEPLNFGSYPAAMVKNVGDRLPEFSREQSLMVKGSFDFIGVNYYTATYAAHVPCTRENRTLFTEDACVFLTSERDGVQIGPQAGSDWLYIYPRGIQDLLLYTKEKYNNPIVYITENGVDELNESIEESLEDRFRIDFFTDHLSNLHSALQNGANVKGYFAWSLLDNFEWADGYTVRFGMIFVDYNDGLPRYPKRSAQWFKKFLQY